GGGTCTGATGGCCAGGTAATAAACGTCGAACATAAGGCGTGTTATACGTATTTGTATCACTATCCCATAAGTGGGTTGTTACGGCATTGGCCGTACCACGATAGAGAGCAAGCAACCCGTCAATACTGCCGATGTAATTACGCAAAAATCGGACGTTAGGCATGACTTTTTTTAAATGTCTTGTCAAGATATCTAGAATGATATCTTGACCGCATAATATCAGATCATGATCAGTTGAGATAGGGAATGGATCAGTTGGAGCAGGTTGCGCTGGTAGTGAAGGTAAAGAAGTTTTTGAATTGTTGATGTAGATTTCTAAATCAGGGGCTTCAATACGTACTTTGCGACCAATGTGATAGGCCCGTAAATCGCCACGTTTAATCATTTCGTACACAGTAAATCGTGATATTTTTAAAATCTTGGCAACTTCATCTGGTGTATAAGAAATAATTTCAGTCATTTTATGCACTCCGATCTTTGTATTTGCAAGTAGTGAGTAAAAAATATGATGCATTTGGATAAAAAAATTCTTGCAATTATATTATAACAAAACCTATAATACATGGTATATAGGTTTTGTTTGTTTATGTTCGTTCTAGTTATAAAAATTGAAGGTATTTTAAGCTGATTGGTGAAGATAATGAAATTTTTTATTTATTTATATTTTGTTGGGGTTGTTAGTAACAATTTATCATAAATTTTTTCCCTGTAAGAGTTTAGTTCTTTACCAAAATGAGTTTCATATGAGGAGGCAGATGATGAAAAACAGGTTAGTTTGTTTAGTAAGCAGTTTATTATTTGTTGCTTTATTTATCACAGGCTGTGGTGGTGGGACGCAGCAAAATGTGTCTCAGACAGAACCGATTGAACTCAACATATCAGCAGCTGTGAGTATGAAGGATGCATTAGCTGAGATTCAAGCAAACTATCAAGCAAAGCATCCGAATGTCAAGATTGTGTATAACCTTGGAGCATCAGGTTCTTTGCAGCAGCAGATTGAACAAGGCGCACCAGCCGATATTTTTATTTCGGCGGCGCCTAAGCAAATGAATGAGCTTGAGGCAAAAAATCTTATCAATAAGGCTACACGCAAGAATTTAGTGGAAAATAAATTAGTTTTGATTGTTCCGCAAAATTCCACATTGGCTCTTAGTAAATACGAAGATCTTACGCAGGCAAGTGTGCAAAAATGGAGTATGGGTGAACCCTCTGTCGTTCCTGCTGGCCAATATGCCCAAGAAGTGCTGAAAAAGCTGGGTATTTGGAATGACGTACAAGCCAAAGCTGTTTTGGCGAAAGATGTTCGAACAGTTTTAGCTTATGTAGAAACAGGCAATGTTGAAGCAGGTATTGTTTATAAAACAGATGCAGCATCAAGTGATAAAGTAAAAATTGTTGCAACGGCTCCTGAAGGAACGCATCAACCGATTTTATATCCTATGGCGATTTTATCAGCAACAAAACAAGCAAAAACGGCTGAAGATTTTTTGACTTATCTTACAAATCCTGAAAGCGCAGCTATATTTGAAAAGTATGGCTTTGTTATGAGTAAGAATGATAAATAGCCAATTGTTCTGATAGGTTGATGTTAAGAGGGGGAATTTTGGTGAGGCATGGAGGGATATAGGGTGATTTCTATGATTCAGTGGCAACCCATTATTTTATCTGTGCAAGTTGCAGGTCTGTCGTTAATCTTTGTTACTATTTTCGGTGTTCTATTTGCCGCTATGATGCGAAAAGGCAACTTTTGGGGCAAAAATGCATTAGAAGCTATTTTTGCCCTGCCCCTTGTTTTACCGCCTGTTGTTACAGGTTTTCTATTGCTTTTGTTGGTCGGTAAAAATGGACCGATTGGTTACTTATTGTCAGAACATTTTCATACCAAAATAATTTTTACGCCTTATGCGGCGGTTCTGGCGGGCACGGTTGTAGCTTTTCCGTTAATGTATCACAGTATGAAGGCTGCTTTTCAAAGTGTTGACACCAGTTTGGAAGATGCAGCCCGCACGCTCGGGGCCAATGAATGGAAAGTATTCTGGACGGTTACGATGCCTTTGGCTTGGACAGGTCTTGTAGCGGGGATGGTTTTATCTTTTTCACGGGCTCTTGGAGAATTTGGTGCGACCATTATGGTTGCCGGGAATATTCCTGGCAAAACGCAAACTATTCCCTTAGCAATCTATTTTGCCGCTGAATCTAATGATTTAACCACTGCCGGAATTTATGTCATGATCATTAGCGTATTGACCTTTTTATTAATCTTTGGAATGAATATTTGGGCACAAGCTAGGTTTAAGACCTGGCCCTTTCGGGGGGGATATTGATGTTTCAAATTTCCATCCAAAAACAGTTGCCTGAGTTTCTATTGCACATTGAATTTTCAATTAGTCGGGAAATTCTGGTGCTATTTGGGCCATCAGGTTGTGGCAAAACAACGACGCTGCGTTGTATTGCCGGTCTTGCCAAACCGGATGGAGGAAAAATTTGTTTGGATAATCAGATTTTCTATGATTCCAAGAATGCGACCTTTGTTCCACCACGCGAGCGAAACGTCGGTTATATGTTTCAAGAATATGCTCTGTTTCCCCATATGAACG
This region of Pelorhabdus rhamnosifermentans genomic DNA includes:
- the modA gene encoding molybdate ABC transporter substrate-binding protein, with protein sequence MMKNRLVCLVSSLLFVALFITGCGGGTQQNVSQTEPIELNISAAVSMKDALAEIQANYQAKHPNVKIVYNLGASGSLQQQIEQGAPADIFISAAPKQMNELEAKNLINKATRKNLVENKLVLIVPQNSTLALSKYEDLTQASVQKWSMGEPSVVPAGQYAQEVLKKLGIWNDVQAKAVLAKDVRTVLAYVETGNVEAGIVYKTDAASSDKVKIVATAPEGTHQPILYPMAILSATKQAKTAEDFLTYLTNPESAAIFEKYGFVMSKNDK
- the modB gene encoding molybdate ABC transporter permease subunit, with product MIQWQPIILSVQVAGLSLIFVTIFGVLFAAMMRKGNFWGKNALEAIFALPLVLPPVVTGFLLLLLVGKNGPIGYLLSEHFHTKIIFTPYAAVLAGTVVAFPLMYHSMKAAFQSVDTSLEDAARTLGANEWKVFWTVTMPLAWTGLVAGMVLSFSRALGEFGATIMVAGNIPGKTQTIPLAIYFAAESNDLTTAGIYVMIISVLTFLLIFGMNIWAQARFKTWPFRGGY